The Synergistaceae bacterium DZ-S4 genome includes a region encoding these proteins:
- the greA gene encoding transcription elongation factor GreA produces the protein MAATKAYDDKVIMTREGYDKLKAELVALRGDGRAEIAAKLQEARGFGDLSENAEYHAAKEEQEKLENRVLWLDYQLSKAKVVDAEDVDTSSVSLGTTVTLKDLDLKKTYIYTLVGTEEADIKENRISAASPVGMAITGKKADDEVMVRTPRGIRHLKIMKIRLK, from the coding sequence GGATATGACAAACTGAAAGCGGAACTAGTGGCACTGCGGGGAGACGGCAGGGCAGAGATAGCCGCAAAGCTTCAGGAAGCGAGAGGGTTCGGCGACCTAAGTGAGAACGCTGAGTATCACGCGGCTAAGGAAGAGCAGGAAAAGCTTGAGAACAGGGTCCTTTGGCTTGATTACCAGCTCAGTAAGGCTAAGGTCGTAGACGCAGAGGACGTCGACACAAGCTCAGTCAGCCTGGGCACGACGGTAACGCTCAAGGATCTGGATCTTAAAAAAACCTACATCTATACCCTTGTAGGCACCGAGGAAGCTGACATTAAGGAAAACAGGATCTCCGCGGCAAGTCCGGTCGGAATGGCCATAACGGGCAAAAAAGCCGACGATGAAGTGATGGTCAGGACTCCAAGGGGAATAAGACATCTTAAAATAATGAAGATCAGGCTTAAGTAA
- a CDS encoding D-alanine--D-alanine ligase — MKIVVAYGGTSPEREVSLNSGKAVCEALSERGHSVVLEDVHSPRAFVEKWHSFGADGVFIALHGDWGEDGRFQTCLDAYGIPYTGSGPEACMFAMDKTVAKLLFSINGIPLADGTVIHKGEYPGPRERDMLSKYGALIVKPNSGGSTVGVTKAETFEELRAGIDSCWSAYGSEDKALVEEYIPGREITVPVWEREAGEVIALPAIDIRPKVGFYDYRNKYTSGCTEYICPAQFPAELSQKIGELAVLAHKSLGCRSYSRVDLRVTEEGKPYVLEVNTAPGMTATSLVPKSARAYGLGFGEFLESVIRVSFGVKRRF; from the coding sequence ATGAAAATTGTTGTAGCATACGGCGGAACAAGTCCCGAGCGGGAAGTGTCACTGAACTCGGGCAAGGCGGTTTGCGAGGCCCTTTCTGAGAGAGGGCACTCTGTGGTATTGGAAGATGTCCACTCACCAAGGGCATTTGTGGAGAAATGGCACAGCTTCGGAGCTGACGGTGTTTTTATCGCCCTTCACGGGGACTGGGGGGAGGACGGCCGTTTCCAGACATGCCTTGACGCATACGGCATTCCTTACACCGGTTCAGGCCCTGAGGCATGCATGTTTGCAATGGACAAGACTGTAGCTAAGCTCCTCTTTTCCATAAATGGCATCCCGCTGGCTGATGGGACTGTTATACACAAAGGGGAGTATCCGGGTCCACGAGAGAGAGATATGCTCTCAAAGTACGGCGCCCTGATAGTCAAGCCGAACAGCGGCGGAAGCACTGTAGGGGTCACGAAGGCGGAGACGTTTGAAGAACTCAGGGCAGGGATAGATTCATGCTGGAGTGCTTACGGATCGGAGGACAAAGCCCTGGTGGAAGAGTACATCCCGGGCAGGGAGATCACTGTCCCCGTATGGGAGAGGGAAGCCGGCGAAGTCATTGCACTCCCCGCGATAGACATCAGGCCCAAAGTTGGTTTTTATGATTACAGAAACAAATATACCAGCGGCTGCACCGAGTACATCTGCCCCGCGCAATTTCCGGCGGAACTCTCGCAGAAAATAGGGGAGCTTGCGGTCCTTGCCCACAAGAGCCTTGGCTGCAGGTCATACAGCAGGGTAGACCTCAGGGTCACTGAAGAGGGGAAGCCCTATGTGCTCGAAGTCAACACCGCCCCGGGGATGACGGCAACAAGCCTTGTCCCGAAGTCAGCAAGGGCCTATGGCCTCGGGTTCGGCGAATTCCTTGAGAGCGTCATCAGGGTCTCTTTCGGCGTAAAGAGAAGGTTTTAA
- a CDS encoding LPS export ABC transporter periplasmic protein LptC, which produces MKNIFRKKAYTIAALFCIAVVSAFLWRDLNLSNRAADIPLPDIIVENIEIEREINGAQWKLISPRVEHRDGLFYGESLDITITESGDKVTRISADKGVFTRANNDIEMTSADAEMTEKDKVYDLRAGRVEFKAAKELWSFFKGVMLTDGKITVEGKEGTYDARSGECTVTGGGVVTWKE; this is translated from the coding sequence GTGAAAAACATTTTCCGCAAAAAGGCATACACGATAGCAGCGTTGTTTTGTATCGCTGTAGTGTCAGCCTTTTTATGGAGGGACCTAAATCTGTCAAATAGGGCCGCAGACATCCCCCTGCCCGACATAATAGTGGAAAATATCGAGATAGAGAGGGAGATAAACGGAGCGCAGTGGAAACTCATATCTCCGAGGGTGGAGCACAGGGACGGGCTCTTTTACGGAGAGTCTCTTGACATTACGATTACCGAAAGCGGCGACAAGGTCACAAGGATCAGCGCCGATAAGGGCGTATTCACAAGAGCCAACAACGATATTGAAATGACGAGCGCGGATGCCGAGATGACAGAGAAAGACAAGGTATACGACCTCAGGGCGGGCAGGGTCGAATTCAAAGCTGCAAAGGAACTCTGGAGTTTTTTCAAAGGCGTGATGCTTACTGACGGCAAGATCACGGTCGAAGGCAAAGAGGGCACCTATGATGCCAGAAGCGGAGAATGCACAGTAACAGGCGGAGGAGTCGTAACGTGGAAAGAATAA
- a CDS encoding CTP synthase, with product MTKFIFVTGGVVSSLGKGITAASLGVLLKRRGYRVSILKMDPYINVDAGAMSPFQHGEVFVTWDGAETDLDLGHYERFIDEAITGENSCTTGKVYSAVIQRERSGGYNGATVQVIPHITNEIQDRILKVAEDKDVVIAEIGGTVGDIEGLPYLEAIRQLAGRIGRENILYCHVTLVPYIAASGELKTKPTQHSVNELRRIGIQPDLIVCRSQYPVGRDLRDKIGLFCSVMPDCVFEAIDADSIYRIPAILHKQDFDTMALRKLGLDTSVQPDMEDWNTFLEKYDHLKGEVTVALVGKYTEIKDAYLSVNEAIAHAGIANGVKVCVMPVEAEDLENGPPEEILSKADAILVPGGFGQRGVEGKIGAAKYARENKVPYFGLCLGMQVAVIEFARNVLGLNRANSLEMDEMTPHPVIHYMEGQKNISDIGGTSRLGAYPCELRKGTMAHFIYGADTISERHRHRFEFNNQYMELFEKAGMVVAGVCPTGGQVEIMENTGHPWMLGVQFHPEFLSRPVRPHPLFLNFIAAAIKNSKVKN from the coding sequence ATGACAAAGTTTATTTTTGTTACAGGCGGCGTCGTTTCTTCTTTGGGTAAAGGAATAACTGCCGCATCTCTTGGCGTTTTGCTTAAAAGAAGAGGTTACAGGGTAAGCATCTTAAAGATGGACCCCTATATCAATGTAGATGCGGGAGCGATGAGCCCGTTCCAGCACGGGGAGGTCTTCGTAACGTGGGACGGAGCTGAGACCGACCTCGACCTCGGACATTATGAACGTTTCATCGACGAGGCCATTACAGGCGAAAACAGCTGTACGACCGGAAAGGTATATTCCGCGGTGATCCAGAGGGAAAGAAGCGGAGGATACAACGGCGCGACGGTACAGGTCATACCTCATATCACCAATGAGATCCAGGACAGGATATTGAAAGTTGCCGAGGACAAGGATGTCGTCATAGCCGAAATTGGCGGCACAGTGGGAGACATAGAAGGCCTTCCGTACCTTGAAGCTATCAGGCAGCTCGCGGGAAGGATAGGAAGGGAGAATATCCTTTACTGTCATGTCACGCTTGTGCCTTACATAGCAGCATCCGGAGAGCTCAAGACTAAACCCACCCAGCACAGCGTCAACGAACTGAGGCGAATAGGCATCCAGCCTGACCTCATCGTCTGCCGTTCGCAGTACCCTGTCGGCAGGGACCTCAGAGACAAGATCGGCCTTTTCTGCAGTGTCATGCCCGACTGTGTCTTTGAGGCCATTGACGCCGACTCCATTTACCGTATACCGGCCATCCTCCATAAACAGGATTTTGACACGATGGCCCTCAGAAAACTGGGGCTCGATACCTCTGTTCAGCCTGATATGGAAGACTGGAACACCTTCCTTGAGAAATATGACCATCTGAAGGGAGAAGTTACGGTCGCCCTTGTCGGCAAATACACGGAGATAAAGGATGCCTATCTGAGCGTGAACGAAGCGATCGCTCATGCGGGGATAGCCAACGGAGTAAAGGTCTGCGTAATGCCTGTCGAAGCGGAGGACCTCGAAAACGGTCCTCCGGAAGAGATACTTTCAAAGGCAGACGCGATCCTGGTCCCGGGTGGATTCGGCCAGAGGGGAGTAGAGGGAAAGATCGGTGCGGCAAAATATGCCAGGGAGAACAAAGTCCCCTACTTCGGCCTTTGTCTGGGTATGCAGGTGGCGGTGATCGAATTTGCAAGAAACGTCCTGGGACTCAACAGAGCAAACAGCCTTGAGATGGACGAAATGACCCCCCACCCCGTCATCCACTACATGGAGGGACAGAAAAACATCTCTGACATAGGGGGGACCTCAAGGCTCGGAGCCTATCCGTGCGAACTCAGGAAAGGTACTATGGCCCATTTCATTTACGGAGCGGACACGATCAGTGAAAGGCACAGGCACCGGTTTGAATTCAACAATCAGTATATGGAGCTCTTTGAAAAGGCCGGTATGGTAGTTGCAGGTGTCTGTCCCACAGGCGGACAGGTAGAGATAATGGAAAATACCGGACATCCATGGATGCTGGGAGTGCAGTTCCATCCGGAGTTCCTCTCACGGCCGGTGCGCCCCCATCCTCTCTTCTTAAACTTTATTGCCGCGGCAATTAAAAATTCTAAAGTGAAAAATTGA
- a CDS encoding peptidoglycan DD-metalloendopeptidase family protein: MSKFDLDGAKKKKTLYFGLFIIAALSASVVLSAMAAERAGMYWIGMDLPEISEKTVDNRGFLMVDVSDLSAVSSPAEPSGPETEVIPIGIGPLPSVPSLTTEELKLYGVLSRGDGLILSEDKEALIGDICWQEVILDQGDTVDSVAKEYGVSAEDIRHANGLKLNEKPSYTDILYVPDSRDAVKATLAYVNKLKKYEADLEKQGKPLSLTQYAVQPGDSLWSIANKFDLDLDTIIGSNKISNINYLKLGTVLRIPNQDGIFVKVNKNDTVAKLADKHGSYKQAVFAANLLKEDADLRAGTEIFLPGAKVAAVTASAPGRASRTSYAKVSASSSRMFRWPVMGKISSVFGWRRSPFGRRRVFHSGLDIRAPRGSGIVAAGEGRVVYSGWMGGYGKTIVISHPGGLSTLYGHCSSLLVRNGASVKAGQLIARVGSTGRSTGNHLHFEVRRNGTPMNPLRYLR, translated from the coding sequence ATGTCAAAGTTTGACCTGGACGGTGCAAAAAAGAAAAAAACCTTATACTTTGGTCTGTTTATCATTGCGGCTCTGTCGGCTTCTGTCGTACTGTCCGCAATGGCAGCAGAGAGAGCGGGCATGTACTGGATAGGCATGGACCTTCCCGAAATATCTGAAAAAACTGTCGACAACAGAGGTTTTTTGATGGTAGATGTCTCCGATCTCTCAGCGGTCAGCTCTCCTGCAGAACCGTCCGGACCGGAAACAGAAGTTATCCCCATAGGCATCGGCCCCCTCCCAAGCGTTCCCAGCCTTACAACAGAAGAACTTAAACTTTACGGAGTGCTCTCCAGAGGAGACGGCCTTATCCTCAGCGAGGACAAGGAAGCACTTATCGGTGATATATGCTGGCAGGAAGTGATCCTTGACCAGGGAGACACTGTCGACTCCGTAGCGAAAGAATACGGGGTCAGCGCTGAGGACATCAGGCATGCCAACGGACTGAAGCTTAACGAGAAGCCCAGTTACACAGATATCCTTTACGTACCAGACAGCCGGGATGCTGTGAAAGCGACGCTCGCTTATGTGAACAAACTAAAAAAATATGAGGCGGACCTCGAGAAACAGGGCAAACCGCTTTCGCTCACCCAATATGCAGTGCAGCCGGGAGACTCCCTCTGGTCAATAGCCAATAAATTTGACCTTGACCTCGACACTATCATAGGCTCCAACAAGATATCAAACATAAACTACCTCAAGCTCGGTACAGTGCTGAGGATACCAAACCAGGACGGTATATTCGTTAAAGTGAACAAAAACGACACTGTCGCAAAACTTGCCGATAAACACGGTTCCTACAAACAGGCAGTTTTTGCCGCAAACCTCCTAAAGGAAGATGCGGATCTGAGGGCGGGCACTGAAATATTCCTGCCCGGAGCAAAGGTCGCGGCTGTAACGGCATCTGCCCCGGGAAGAGCCTCAAGGACTTCATACGCCAAAGTTTCCGCATCATCTTCCAGGATGTTCAGATGGCCTGTTATGGGTAAGATATCCAGTGTATTCGGATGGCGCAGAAGTCCGTTCGGGCGCAGGAGGGTCTTCCACTCAGGACTTGATATAAGAGCGCCAAGGGGCAGCGGCATAGTTGCGGCTGGTGAAGGAAGAGTAGTGTACTCCGGCTGGATGGGAGGATATGGAAAGACGATAGTGATCTCTCACCCCGGAGGACTTTCCACCCTGTACGGACACTGCAGCAGCCTTCTTGTCAGGAACGGAGCATCTGTAAAGGCAGGGCAGCTTATTGCAAGGGTCGGGAGTACGGGAAGGTCTACCGGGAACCACCTCCATTTTGAGGTGCGAAGGAACGGAACTCCAATGAACCCACTGAGATACTTAAGGTAA
- the rho gene encoding transcription termination factor Rho, with the protein MAQQTLAELRKIAKEIGVTSISARRKDDLIVDILKTQAETMGYRFNGGTLECLPEGYGFLRPSGLLPSSNDIYVSASQIRRFGLRNGDVVWGIIRPPKEQEHYEALLRVENVNFTDPEAARKRPQFESLTPIFPDEKLNLETDRKIISTRMVDLFAPIGKGQRALIVSPPKAGKTTLLKNLANAITTNHPEVILMVLLIDERPEEVTDMARSVDGEIIASTFDRPAEEHMRVAALALEKAKRLVEVSKDVVLLLDSITRLARASNLIVPPSGRTLSGGMDPAALYFPKKFFGAARNIEFGGSLTIIGTSLVETGSRMDDVIYEEFKGTGNMEVHLSRKISEQRIFPALDITKSGTRKEELLVSEEDLQKIWALRRKITNMDEAEVLNLILDKLRNTVNNREFLATIKAG; encoded by the coding sequence CTGGCACAGCAGACCCTTGCTGAACTGAGAAAAATTGCTAAAGAGATCGGTGTGACTTCCATATCGGCAAGGCGCAAGGACGACCTTATCGTCGATATACTCAAGACCCAGGCGGAGACGATGGGGTACAGGTTCAACGGAGGTACCCTGGAGTGCCTGCCGGAAGGCTACGGTTTCCTAAGGCCTTCGGGACTGCTCCCCAGCAGCAATGACATATATGTGTCAGCCTCTCAGATACGCAGGTTCGGGCTGAGGAACGGGGATGTGGTGTGGGGGATCATCCGCCCGCCCAAGGAACAGGAGCACTATGAAGCTCTGCTCAGAGTGGAGAATGTAAATTTTACAGACCCCGAAGCAGCAAGAAAAAGACCTCAGTTTGAATCACTCACACCAATTTTCCCCGATGAAAAATTGAATCTCGAGACGGACAGAAAAATAATTTCTACCCGCATGGTGGATCTTTTTGCCCCGATAGGCAAGGGCCAGAGAGCTCTGATAGTCTCCCCGCCTAAAGCAGGAAAGACGACTCTGCTCAAAAACCTTGCCAATGCGATCACGACCAACCATCCTGAAGTTATCCTTATGGTACTCCTTATAGACGAAAGGCCTGAAGAAGTTACAGACATGGCCCGTTCCGTTGACGGGGAGATAATTGCATCGACCTTTGACCGTCCCGCCGAGGAGCATATGCGGGTCGCCGCGCTGGCGCTGGAGAAGGCAAAGAGGCTTGTCGAGGTGTCCAAGGATGTGGTGCTCCTGCTCGACTCGATCACAAGGCTGGCAAGGGCCTCCAACCTTATAGTGCCTCCCTCCGGCAGGACCCTCTCGGGAGGGATGGACCCCGCCGCGCTCTACTTCCCCAAAAAGTTTTTCGGCGCGGCCAGGAATATTGAATTTGGCGGAAGCCTGACTATAATAGGAACATCGCTGGTCGAGACAGGCAGCAGGATGGATGACGTAATATACGAAGAATTCAAGGGGACAGGCAACATGGAAGTCCATCTATCGCGCAAGATATCTGAGCAGCGCATTTTCCCTGCCCTGGATATCACCAAATCAGGGACCAGGAAAGAGGAGCTTCTCGTTTCCGAAGAGGATCTGCAGAAGATCTGGGCACTGAGAAGAAAGATCACGAACATGGATGAGGCTGAAGTTTTGAATCTTATTCTGGATAAATTGCGCAACACGGTGAATAATCGTGAATTTCTTGCTACAATAAAGGCAGGCTGA
- a CDS encoding DUF4392 domain-containing protein — protein sequence MDGYRLPSEFAEELVKMVAADRGKRGISSLCRKVYWQKAAEGLADVSRAAVVSGFFVPSAGAPETDGPGGAVILARALRKHGAETEIWTDALCLEALKACASAAGFPEEKVFAADRFDMLDSFAPDAVIFTERLGRAADGKFYNMRSEDISAWTPSLDWFSVLCSRKGIFTVGIGDGGNEVGMGNFMSDICDIRPDFRKCLSVIRTDVAIPADVSNWGCYALSTALSHIWGYWCGPCRRDERSMLEALIGKNAVDGISKRPELTVDGFGIEANEAVIAGLYEIWNKFRS from the coding sequence ATGGACGGATACAGACTGCCTTCGGAATTTGCCGAAGAACTGGTGAAAATGGTAGCTGCGGACAGGGGAAAAAGGGGAATATCCTCCTTGTGCCGCAAGGTATATTGGCAGAAGGCCGCGGAAGGCCTTGCCGATGTGTCGCGGGCAGCTGTGGTTTCAGGTTTTTTTGTCCCCTCAGCCGGTGCTCCCGAGACAGACGGTCCGGGGGGAGCCGTGATCCTGGCCAGGGCCTTAAGGAAACATGGCGCCGAAACAGAGATATGGACAGACGCCCTCTGTCTTGAGGCATTGAAGGCATGCGCTTCCGCGGCCGGATTCCCTGAAGAGAAGGTATTTGCGGCAGACCGGTTCGACATGCTTGATTCTTTTGCTCCGGATGCGGTCATATTCACTGAGCGTCTCGGACGCGCGGCTGACGGCAAATTTTACAACATGAGGAGCGAGGACATCTCAGCCTGGACCCCTTCCCTTGACTGGTTCTCCGTATTGTGTTCAAGAAAAGGGATCTTCACGGTAGGCATAGGCGACGGAGGAAATGAGGTCGGGATGGGAAATTTCATGTCCGATATATGTGACATAAGGCCGGATTTCAGAAAGTGCCTTTCCGTGATCCGTACAGATGTCGCGATCCCGGCGGACGTAAGCAACTGGGGCTGTTATGCTCTCAGCACTGCACTTTCACATATATGGGGCTACTGGTGCGGCCCCTGCAGGCGCGATGAACGTTCCATGCTCGAAGCCCTTATCGGAAAAAACGCCGTTGACGGCATAAGCAAGAGGCCGGAACTTACTGTGGACGGCTTTGGGATCGAGGCGAACGAAGCAGTCATTGCCGGATTATACGAAATATGGAATAAATTCCGCTCCTGA
- the pfkA gene encoding 6-phosphofructokinase, with protein sequence MKRIGVLTSGGDSPGMNAAIRAVTRTALYSGLDVVGIRRGYEGLLEGDLVPMTRSSVGGILLHGGTILRTARCPEFLRPEGVNAGASKLKENDIDALIVIGGDGSFRGAHELHERGVTTVGIPATIDNDMAGTDCTVGFDTACNTALECISKLRDTASSHDRMFIVEVMGRNAGFLALETGVACGAESVLVPEIAPDLDAICKKLSYAKERGKTHSLIVLAEGVMSASELAAKLRGQGSYDPRIVVLGHLQRGGAPSCFDTVLASRLGAAAVELLIKGERGKMVGRINGNIVSSEIRTAWETKRDLDPDMIRLVETLSI encoded by the coding sequence TTGAAGAGGATAGGAGTCCTGACGAGCGGGGGAGATTCTCCCGGAATGAACGCGGCCATCAGGGCGGTGACCCGCACCGCTCTTTACAGCGGGCTGGACGTTGTAGGCATAAGGAGGGGGTACGAAGGCCTCCTTGAGGGAGATCTTGTTCCTATGACAAGGAGTTCAGTCGGAGGCATCCTTCTGCACGGCGGGACTATCCTGAGGACCGCGAGATGTCCGGAGTTTTTACGCCCGGAAGGTGTGAATGCCGGAGCGTCAAAACTGAAGGAAAATGATATCGATGCCCTTATCGTGATAGGCGGCGACGGTTCTTTCCGGGGGGCGCACGAGCTCCATGAAAGGGGCGTCACGACCGTAGGGATACCGGCGACGATAGATAATGACATGGCGGGCACCGACTGCACTGTCGGCTTTGATACAGCCTGCAATACAGCGCTTGAGTGCATCAGCAAGCTTCGGGATACGGCTTCCAGCCATGACAGGATGTTTATAGTCGAAGTGATGGGCCGGAACGCCGGATTTCTCGCTTTGGAGACCGGTGTGGCCTGCGGTGCTGAATCTGTCCTTGTCCCTGAGATAGCTCCCGACCTTGATGCCATATGTAAAAAACTGAGCTACGCAAAGGAGAGGGGCAAGACGCACTCCCTCATCGTCCTCGCAGAGGGCGTAATGTCCGCTTCAGAGCTCGCGGCAAAACTGAGGGGGCAGGGAAGCTATGATCCCAGGATAGTAGTCCTCGGACACCTTCAAAGAGGAGGAGCTCCATCATGCTTCGATACGGTCCTTGCTTCGAGGCTTGGAGCCGCAGCCGTGGAACTGCTTATAAAGGGCGAAAGAGGGAAGATGGTGGGAAGGATCAACGGCAACATCGTATCCTCTGAGATCAGGACGGCCTGGGAAACGAAAAGAGATCTGGATCCGGACATGATCAGGCTTGTTGAGACATTAAGCATATAG
- a CDS encoding phosphoribosyltransferase family protein, with product MFERTPQDPRKDISAASPRCSFFKAEVPGSINAFFHFVWPQRCPVCGKIGVSCCDRCLRSAASPLPPFCAKCGAPFGAGCCSGSVPCYALSLHEGISRDLLLDLKYKNVRSLGIPMGRLMGETFSAVRTDMLIPIPLHRSGRREYNQSLLLAEGVSLVWGIPAEGRMLIWRKNVDSQAGKTGPSRNMMAPDAMEASKSLDGMSVVLVDDVYTTGNTMRAAISAVERSGGTVSSVLVWSGRVPSQENEAAWKDIGIQTGRGAGGSE from the coding sequence ATGTTTGAAAGAACACCGCAGGATCCTCGGAAAGACATATCTGCAGCCTCCCCGCGGTGTTCTTTTTTCAAGGCTGAAGTCCCCGGAAGCATAAACGCATTTTTTCATTTTGTATGGCCTCAGAGGTGTCCCGTATGCGGCAAGATAGGAGTTTCGTGCTGTGACAGGTGTTTGCGGTCCGCAGCATCTCCGTTGCCGCCGTTTTGCGCCAAATGCGGCGCACCGTTCGGAGCCGGGTGCTGCTCGGGGTCGGTACCTTGCTATGCGCTTTCGCTCCACGAGGGGATATCCCGTGATCTTCTGCTGGATCTGAAATACAAAAATGTCCGCTCTCTGGGCATACCGATGGGCAGGCTGATGGGCGAGACATTCAGTGCGGTCCGGACCGACATGCTTATACCGATACCCCTGCACAGGTCCGGCAGAAGGGAATACAATCAATCGCTGCTCCTTGCTGAGGGTGTCTCCCTGGTATGGGGCATACCCGCTGAAGGCAGAATGCTCATCTGGAGAAAAAACGTCGATTCCCAGGCGGGAAAGACCGGACCTTCAAGAAATATGATGGCCCCTGATGCTATGGAGGCGTCAAAGAGCCTGGATGGGATGTCAGTCGTTCTGGTCGATGATGTATATACTACAGGCAACACCATGCGTGCAGCCATATCGGCAGTCGAAAGGTCCGGCGGGACTGTATCCTCTGTTCTGGTGTGGTCCGGGAGGGTCCCGTCGCAGGAAAATGAAGCCGCGTGGAAAGACATCGGCATCCAGACCGGCCGCGGGGCAGGCGGGTCAGAATGA
- the metK gene encoding methionine adenosyltransferase encodes MSKERYLITSESVTEGHPDKLADQISDAILDAILKEDPMGRVACETLVSTGLVVIAGEITTNCYVDIPKITRETVKEVGYTRAKYGFDGDTCAVITAIDEQSSDISQGVDKALEARELSDDEIDKVGAGDQGLMVGYACDETEELMPMPISLAHRLARKLAEVRKNKTIPYLRPDGKAQVTVEYIDGKPARVDTIVISTQHHPAVDQRQIAEDVEKYVIAPVIPGSLIEKKPRMLINPTGRFVMGGPQADSGLTGRKIIVDTYGGAVPHGGGAFSGKDPTKVDRSGAYMARYVAKNVVAAGLASACQIQVAYAIGVAKPVSIMVETFGTGAVSDEKITELIREHFDFRPAAIIRDLDLRKPCYKRIAAYGHMGRVDLDPIPTWERTDKADILRKAAGL; translated from the coding sequence ATGAGCAAAGAAAGGTATCTTATCACGTCAGAGTCAGTGACGGAAGGACACCCTGACAAACTCGCAGATCAAATATCAGACGCTATCCTTGACGCGATCCTCAAAGAGGACCCTATGGGAAGAGTCGCATGTGAGACGCTTGTCAGCACCGGACTTGTCGTAATAGCGGGAGAGATCACAACGAACTGCTATGTCGACATTCCAAAGATCACGAGGGAAACAGTTAAGGAAGTCGGCTACACGAGGGCGAAGTATGGCTTCGACGGTGACACCTGCGCTGTAATAACTGCGATAGACGAACAGTCTTCGGATATCAGCCAGGGGGTGGACAAGGCCCTCGAAGCAAGGGAGCTCTCCGACGATGAGATAGACAAGGTCGGCGCAGGAGACCAGGGACTTATGGTCGGCTATGCGTGCGACGAAACGGAGGAGCTCATGCCCATGCCGATCTCGCTGGCCCACAGGCTGGCAAGGAAGCTGGCCGAAGTAAGGAAGAACAAGACGATACCGTATCTCCGTCCGGACGGGAAAGCCCAGGTCACGGTCGAATATATCGACGGCAAACCTGCCCGTGTAGACACTATAGTAATAAGCACACAGCACCACCCTGCAGTCGACCAGAGACAGATAGCGGAAGACGTGGAGAAGTACGTCATCGCACCGGTGATCCCCGGATCACTGATAGAGAAGAAACCAAGGATGCTTATCAACCCGACGGGCCGTTTCGTGATGGGAGGACCTCAGGCTGACAGCGGACTTACGGGCAGGAAGATAATAGTCGACACGTACGGGGGAGCCGTCCCGCACGGAGGGGGAGCCTTCTCAGGGAAGGACCCTACAAAAGTTGACCGCTCAGGGGCCTATATGGCCAGATACGTGGCCAAAAATGTAGTTGCGGCGGGACTCGCTTCCGCGTGCCAGATCCAGGTCGCCTATGCCATAGGAGTTGCCAAACCGGTATCCATAATGGTCGAAACTTTCGGGACAGGTGCCGTCTCAGACGAAAAGATAACGGAACTCATAAGAGAACACTTTGATTTCCGCCCTGCGGCGATAATAAGGGATCTCGACCTGCGCAAGCCCTGCTACAAGAGGATCGCTGCCTACGGCCACATGGGGCGTGTCGACCTTGACCCCATTCCCACATGGGAACGCACCGACAAGGCGGATATACTCAGAAAAGCAGCCGGCCTCTAG
- a CDS encoding GNAT family N-acetyltransferase, producing MRQSIGSNDSFCPGYYFYDSKLAITPEELQDLYRFTRWGRSRSLEQIQKMLDGTSMCFSVRYNGKLVAFCRIITDFVFRGSLWDILVHPDHQGKGLGSSLLRYALTHPAIRPVPVIVTYTSELIEFMCKLGFEARDGLLILQRRPIEYS from the coding sequence ATGAGACAAAGTATCGGCTCTAATGACAGTTTTTGCCCCGGGTACTATTTCTATGACAGCAAACTTGCCATAACGCCGGAAGAGCTCCAGGATCTTTACAGGTTTACCAGATGGGGCAGAAGCCGTTCGCTTGAGCAGATCCAGAAGATGCTCGACGGAACGAGCATGTGTTTTTCCGTGAGGTATAACGGCAAACTGGTCGCTTTCTGCCGTATAATAACAGACTTCGTATTCAGGGGATCGCTCTGGGATATCCTCGTCCACCCCGACCACCAGGGAAAGGGGCTTGGCTCGAGCCTCTTAAGGTATGCGCTGACCCATCCGGCGATAAGGCCGGTCCCCGTAATAGTAACTTATACAAGCGAACTTATAGAGTTTATGTGCAAACTGGGATTTGAGGCCAGGGACGGTCTGCTTATCCTCCAGCGCAGGCCGATCGAGTATTCGTAA